The sequence below is a genomic window from Macaca fascicularis isolate 582-1 chromosome 3, T2T-MFA8v1.1.
TGGTGCCTGTCTGTCCTGAATTCCACTCTATGACAAGAAAATCTACAGCACAGTGGCTTTCTAACACCCTCctagagaggaaaaggaaaagctgAAGCATACCAGCTGACTTTGGACTCTGACCAGATCAAGGTCTTCCTTGACtgtttgctgaatgaaaacaTTAGGATTCCTTTATGTACCTCTGCCCTCAAATACACTGGGAAAGATGATTTCTGTAGAGTGCATGCCCCAAATGTGAGCATGGATGTATTTGTTCATTCTTGCTGCAAGTTCTTATGGAGCACCTGAACAGCTGGTAAAACGGGTGTCCCTGACCTCATGGAGCAGCATGGAGGAGACAAGTATTGATCGGAGAATCCCAGTGATGCCTGTGAATTGCAGTTGTAATAACTGCCATCAGGAGCAGGACCTTAGGTGAGGGGGATGGGTAGGTGTGTGGGAATGGATGGGATGTGAGGGGAGGGGGCTGTGGCAGAAACTGCAGTGATGCCCCAAACCTGcttcctccacttcctgggtACACAGGTGGACTGCATTTCCCCGCTCCCCCACACATAGGTGAGACCAGGTGTTTTCTCCCAGCCAGGGGAATCAATGTCAATCAGTCACTTCTGGATCTGACCCATCAGAAACTTTTGACACAGCCTCCCGCATGGAGAATGCAGATGACTCTGGAGCACCAGTCTTGGATTCTGCTGTAAGCAAGAAATAAAGTTCTACCGGGTGCAGGCACCGGGACTTGGGGGTTTATCTTTCCATCAGTTAGTTCTCCAGAAAGTAACAGGTCAGCTCAGAACTAAGATGATGGGAAGTATGAGATGCAGAGAAAGAGGGGCAGACTGAGACTGAGAAGCAGACTCAAGCATCTTGATGTTGGGGGGACAGGAGAGCACATCCCAGGAATATCAGAAGCCTCCAGAACGAGAGGAGAGGTGGCAGTGTGGGTGCCACACAGAGGAAATCGGCTTTATCCTGTGAGCACAGTTAAGACATTGAAGAATGTTGAAGTTTGAGGGGAGGGAAGCATGGAAAAGATGATAGGACCaggtttgcatttttaaaaaattactctggCTGCTACAGAATATACTAGAAAGAGGAAATTATGTGGTGAAATTGGAGGGATGGTCACTGAAATTATCCAGATATAGAACAGCGTTAGCTCTCAGGATTAGCACTGTCTAAGCCTCTGTACCTGTCAAGAGTTAGCGAGTCAACCACAAGCTATTTTGTCTAGGGCCAGACATGCCCCATGTGTGACTCCTAAACCACAGTGCTTGGTTGGAAGGCCTGGGTACTGGGGGCCTGGCTGCTGCAGAGGGAGGAAAGCAGCCAGCCTAATATTTTTGGCAGCAAGGTTCACATGAGAGTACAGCAGGAAGGCATGGACTCCTCTTAGTTTCATCGAATACCATGGGATTTCGCCTGAGTCTAGGCATTTGTATGCAGGAATCCATCTCACTAAATCAAAGACTCAGCCTGGCTTTGAACAAGACAATCATCTAACAATGTAGTTCATGCAGTAGGTAGTCTAGAAAATTATTCCTTAGCTTGGGGGCTTTAAGAAAGACCCACAGTAGAAGCCCCAGAAGCACTAACAGACAAGCACATCGCTCTCCTTTGTGAACTGTCGTGGTCCATGTGATGGTAGCTCTTTACACCTGCAGGTGCCAGAGAAAGCCTGAAGCACGGGCATATAGAAATAATGAGTGGTTagcttttttttggggggggggttcaAAAATTTAATATTCACATCAGCTCTACAGGGCAGAGAGCAAAACCAGTGGCTCTACTTTAACAATCCTCTGGTGATTTTATTCAAGCCTTGCCCTCCAGCAGGTGCCCTCCAACACATGCCTCAGTCCAAACCCATCATCATCCCCTCTCTGCAGACTCCTAACTCCCATGGAGGGCACATAAAGCATAGCAGCATTCTGCTTACCCTTAATTCTTATTCAATTAAGCAACCGTTAGCAAAAGAGCAAAAGACTTCCTAAAGGGCAATGGGGCACTGAACAGAGTACATTGTCACAGCTGTAGGGAAAATGGAGCCAGTCTTGAAGCAGCAGCCGGTGGGGAACAGTGGCAGGCAACGTGAGCATAAATCCACGTTGTGCAGTAAATCGATGGGCAGTAAATAAAGTCCAATCTTCTGTTCAGTCTGATCAAATTACAGAAAATGAAGACCAAGGGTGAGCTGAATGTTATGGACTGAAGGTTTAAGTCCCTTTAAATTCACGTGGCGAATCCCTAACTCCCAAGATGATGATATTGAAGTGAGACCTTTGGAAGGTTATTAGGCTTAGATGAAATCAAGAGGGTTGGgccccatgatgggattagtaccctaacaagaagagaaagaggtgggcgtggtggctcctggttgtaatcccagcactttgggaggctgaggtgggtggatcacctgaggtcagaagtttgagaccagcgtgactaacatgatgaaaccccatctctactaataatacaaaaattagtggggcgtggtggtgcgaacctataatcccagctactcgggaggctgaggcaggagaatcacttgaacccaggagtcagaggttgcagtgagccgagattccaccactccactccagcctgggtaacatagcaagataccatctcaaaagaaaaaaaaagaagaagaagaagaagaagcagaagcagaagcagaagcagaagcagaagcagaagcagaagcagaagcagaagcagaagaagcagaagcagaagcagaagcagaagcagaagcagaagcagaagcagaagcagaagaagaagaagaagaagaagaagaagaagaagaagaagaagaagaagaagaagaagaagaagaagaagaagaagaagagaaagaaacatcagAGCAAGCTCACTCACTCTCTACCATGTTACCACGTGAGGATGGAGCAAGGTGGCCGTCTAAAAGCCAGGAAGAGAGACCTCACCAGGAACCAAGTCCAGcagcaccttcatcttggacttcctagcctccagaactgtgaaaaataagtgTCTATTGTTTAAGCTTCCcttatgtggtattttgttatagcatccctAGCTAAAAGTGTGACCAAGGGACTCCACCTTGATTGTCCATGATTGGAGCTGTAATCAAGTGAAATCTCCTAGACATGATATTTATGTGAATCCTCATCTTAAATACAAATCCTAAATAAGCTCTAACCCTAAACTCTTCCTGTTCAATCTCCCCTTATAATTATACTAATTTATTTAGGTTAATCTCCACAGTCTATAAAATGTGTGCATTCAAAGGTACAATAAGAGACTCATGAAACTTGCGAAAAGATGATCCTATGAAGTTAAAATTAATCAACCCAAAATAGGTGCAAATGACAACCCCAAGAGATGGTCTATCACTATAACTGTTGAGACTGAAATCGTGCCCAAGCCTCCCTCAACACACAAGAATTAATTATAAGGAAGATGAGACAGAACAAAGGAAAGGAATTAAAAGTTGTTGGAAAGAAGAgacaaaattattgttatttgcAAGTGATAGGACCTGGAAATCCAAAAATATTCACTggaaaatgatcagaaatgtAGTTCAGTAAGATGAATAGTTACAGAGCTAAATCTACAGAAATCAGTAGTTCTTTGAGATAACAGCAAAACCTACTAGAGAATGCTTTGGAAAAAGATCCTGCTTACAAGGGCAACAAAACCCATGAAACActtagaacaaaaagaaatgtgcaagacctatatgaagaaaactataaaaccacCAACGTCACAAAATgctataaaaacaataatataaagaCATCAATTCTTCCCTACTGTGCCCCAGTTTATTTATAAATCTAATATAATTCTGCCTGCCCATGGTGTTCTGTTCTTTTCTTGGGTGTCTTGGATGTTCTATTCTTGGATGTCTATGAAACCTGaataattctctctttttttagctAGTATGAGTGGGCTTCTATTCATTGCCACCAAATGACTAACTCAACCTGGGCTACCTCTTCATCTCTCATGGGCTCGTGTACCTTGAGTCTCAAATCCTCTCCTTCTTTCTGCACCTGTCCCACATGGGCTTTTGCAGCTccttgcaaaacaaaaaaaatatatatttttaaaccttttttgcAGCTTTTACCTGTCACAACACCAACCTTGTCCCAACTCAACATCTCCTTCATCTTAACTGACTCAGCTCCCATGATGGTTAATTCAGAATCACTAAAGAAATATTCAGACAGGCTGAGCCCACCCCTTGAGTCAGGTGCCCACCACTGATCCAACTAGCTGTAGCCAAGAGAAACTGAGTCTTGTGGCTTCAGTTGAGTGAGGTGTTGTGTGTTGCGTGTTGATAAGGGAAGCCATGGTTGACTCTTTACCACATGGGTTTATCAATAATGATAGCTTACCTTTATTGGACACCTACACTGAGCCAGACACTAATGCATTTTGCCTCATTCTAAATTCCTAATACTTTGCCAACCACCTTACCACAAAGATTTTATCATCACTTTGCTGTTAAAGAAACTGGCTACTTGAGGTAGGTAACTTCTCTGTGTCACTTGACTGACCTGTAAGTCAAAGATGGATCCAGTTTCAAGTCTCAAATACTTGGGTTCTTGCCTCCTGGCCTCCCCAAGTTCAGAGAGCAGAGTTACATCCCCCAGGCTGACGTGCACTGATAAATTCAGCCTCTGGAACAGCAAAACTGGGCACTTCCTTCTCAAGGACTTTGCCCAGACACTTCTCCACCAGCCACCGCCCTTATTTACCCAGGAACTCCTCTCAGCCTTCAGTTCTCTGCCAAGTGTGGCTGTACCTGGAGAAGACTTGAGAGATTGATTCTCCATGCTCTGCCTTGCTGTGCCCCTCCTTCTGTTCCAGCATCTGCTTATCCTCGTCCCTTCCCCACCAGCCTAACAGCACCTTGACAAGGACTGTCCTGCTTTGCAGCCACTGCACCAAGTCCACACCCACAGCAGGAGTTGAATACACATGGCTGAAGGGACATTGAATTAGTGATGCTCCAAATTGCTGGCAGCCCGTAGCACCTCAGGAGTTTCCTTCCTTTACCCTAAATAAATACTGCAGCCCATGGTAAGGAAAAGGTGCTCCCTAGCCTGCAGCCACAATCCCTTGTCCTTCTTCTGGTTTTATGAGACCATAGACTCAACATACCCAGTTCCTATGCTGAGCGGGGGCGCATTTGGAATATTCCCCATGCTGTTAGCTGAAGCTCTAGACCCTCATGAATCTACCTGGGAAGTGAACAGTTAAATTCATCCCTGTGGCTCAGAGGAAAGCAGTTATAACCCTGTCCTGTGATGGGAAAAAGAGAGGCACATCACAGTCTTTAAGGGACCTCTCCAAATTTCACGTCTCTCACCCCACTTTCATCCTTCTTCCCCCAGTGGGCCATTGTTACTGAAAGAATATTCCCAGTCCTTTGGGGACATAGGGACGAACCACTCCATTGGAATTTTCTGTTCTGCATAGAGAGTCCCCTGTAAAGAAAGCATCCTCATTATAAGCCAGATTAGCTTCCAGAGGGGTCAGTGTGGGGTGAGCACCAGCCAGAGTGCAGCCAGTATAGACAGCGTCCCTGCTTCCTTTATGTGAAATATTCAGAGGATGGGGGTGCTTGAAGTATAAGGTGTGGTGAAATTGATCCAAAATTTGTAAGTGTTTGTTTTGTTCCTGGCTTACTTTACATTGGTAGCTTAAGGGAATGCCAAAGAAGACTACATCGAGACTCATCTGATTTCTTTGGCATTCATACCCCTGTATCTCAGGAAGCTTTTCCTGGAGTGTCCCCTCAGCCTGTGTTCCTCTTTTCAGTAGGGACCCCAACATCAGGAGTCCCTCAGAGCCCTCACTGGTTGTTAGGGCCAAAGTATCCTATTTAGCTCTCTGATGATTGGAAATTGATCAGAGTCTATGAGTTTTCCCTGTCTCTAACAACCACAGGGAATTATCTGGCAGGAGAGATTTCCTTACACAACAAAATATGCACATTTTCAGAGGGATTTTTGAGACAGACACCCAAGCAtgccagtgtttctcaacctgTGCCCTCCCGACAATAAATGGGGCCCTGCTGCAGGAACAGCAGCATGTCCACCTGCAGTCAGTGCCCTACCCATGCCTCACTCACCATCCCTTACAtccacacacccatgcacacacatggcGTCATCCCTTGCCCCTTTTCCCATTATTCTTCATGCTCCACCTTGACCCTTGGTTAAGGAGCTGGCAAAGGAAAGACATGCAATGTCCCACAGTATACAAGAGCAGTCATGGAGCATCTCAAGCATCTCAGGAAGTTGAAGATGAGATGTGACTTACACATCACGTTATCATGTGGAAAAGTTCAAACAAAAACCACAAGTGCCTCCCAAGGCGGGTACCCACCCAACCAACTGGTTCCCGAATCAGTGACGGCGAGGTCCTCTCCGTGTGATGGACCTCTCCTCAGTGCCTACAAAACCACTTTGGGATTTGCAGAACAGTTTACCTGCAAGGTTTGCAGGGGGAGAAAATGGAGTGGAAGAGAAGCCTGATAGCTTCTCTAAATTACAGGTTGTAATAAATAACCCTACCAGGTGGCAAATCACAGCATGGAGGAAGTTGGGGAGTCTGGAGAAGGTGCCAGTACCCTGGAGTCACACAGGTGCAGAGTACTGCAGGTAAGCCGCAGAATGGCCTCTCACAGGCTAGGATGTCCCCTTTGGAGATCTGAAATGGGTCTGCTGAGTAAATCTGGGGACGCTCCAAACACATACGCATCACCTTCTCCCGTTTTATTCTCCTGGATCAGTCATAATTCCCCAGGGAAACTTCTGAGTCTTCGGCACCCGAGGATGCAGGGCTCTATTCCCAtgataagaagaaaatatattgccATCGCCAGCCAGCACTTAGGACTCTCCGAATGAGGCAGGCATGGCTGAAAATGGATCTCTCACTCCCAGCAGAAAAGCTCCTAACAGAAGACAACGTGTTACGTCTCTGACTCCTAAGAGAAGGAGGAAATAGACACGTGGCTCACAGTCACCTCTAACGTCGggtaaaataaagagagagagaaaggcagacaCTTGAATTCACTCATCTTAACTTCATTTTATTACAACATCAAGGAAAATAGTTGCAGGAGGAATGAAAATGGAGAGAAACATAGAGATTAAGCTACTCACAATTCCATTGTCTATACCTTCCTACAAGGGTCTAAATATCACAGGTTTCTGTACATGCATTGGAGGTTTGCTGTGCGTGTGTGGATTGTGTGTGGATGACTTCTCTCTAGGGTGTTGTTCGTTTAATTTCTTGACAGATAATGGTTGAGTTTGGTGTTTTCAGGTGGAATAGGAGGGGGCTCTCCCGCTAGGACTGAGACCCAGCCTTCTTCTTCTGGAATTTTCTGAACTGAGACTGAATGGCCACCGCTGCACGTTCTGTCTCTGGTGCATCCATGTCAATGTCAAATTCTTCTTGAACTTTCTTCTGTCCATCTGTAGCAAGACAAACACAAACAGAAGGCAGTCACTGAGCTGAAAATAGGAAAGCAGACAGCCCCACTAGATAAGTGAAGCCAGGGAGTCCACCTTGGGGCACACACAGGGGCTTGACTTACACCCCAGCACAAGAGCTCATTTGCAAAGTAAAATCCAGTGGACTGTTTTGACAGAGCTCAGAATCTACCACCTGAGCAGGACAATAAAACTCAAGGACACAGTCTCAACACTTCATGTACTTTCTGCACATGATTTCTGTTCTCAATGACCATCTTGATATATGGTTTTAATATTGGCTGTGCTGTTACTTTCACCTGCTATCTTACATAGGTACCATTTAAATATTGCTAAGACATTGGCCCAATGGTAGCTGATATTCACAGCTACTGAGTTAGCAAAGTCGTACACTGAGTTTCCATGTGTAATTCTATGTGTCATTCTCAGGGAAGATTTGCTTATTGCAATCAGGGCTTCCATTTTTATCATCGTCAAGATGGGATGACACCATTTGATCTTCATAGTTCGACTGAACTTTCACAAAGCTTACATTCTTGTTCCTGTGAGGTAGGCTTGGCAAATGGCTTGCTAAGGTGGAGGGATTTCACCAATTTGCACGGTGACAGGATATAAAGcagggggtggaggagggagcaAAGGCTTGGGCCTCTGTGCTGTGTACCTTACTACAGCACAGGGCCAGTGCAgccaagaaggaaaaacaaataaatcaataaaattctTCAGTCGTGGAAGGTAAATGTCTTTCAAAGGCCTTCAGTCTGATCAGACCCGGcgtgttcagggtggtatggacGTAGAGTGTATAGTGTAtgctgcttgggtgatgggtgcatcaaaatcttACAAAGCACCACTGAAAAACTTACTCATGTAAGCAAACACCACCTGCTCCCCAAacacctatggaaataaaaaactaaaataaaataataaatgcctgTAGTCTAATGAAGACTAGACATCAGATTCATCAAAggcatcctttttctttttctttcttttttaaatacaggCATGAGGGTCCCACCCCAAACTCCAGGCTTCCTCTTTGCCCAGCTGCAGTGGGAAGGGTGCTCCTAAAAGCAAGATTGATGTTGAGAAATCCGTGTCCCTGCGGGGAGGCCAGACatctacactttttaaaaaggctcTCAGGTGTAGCCAGAATTGAGATCCAAGGACAAAGGAGGCCTTGGAGTTACCTCGAGCCAGAACTGGGGACAGAACTCACCTCTCCTGGGACTTGGACCAAGAGCCTCGCTGCCACCCTGGGCTTGTACCTAGAGCAGAGGAGGCCAACCCTGTGAGGAGCACAACCAGCTTGGAGATGGGAGAACTGGGGGCATTCTGAGGCAGAGGAAAAGCCCTAGCCAGGGAGCAGGACACGGGCTCTATTCCTGACTATCTGCAGGCAGCCTGAGTTCATCATCCACTACCTTGTTTAGGGACTTTGCATAATAATGTTCAGGCACCAGCTCTATCGGAGAGGGTGGAGGAAGCTGGGGTTCCTTGAGGATTTCAGGTAAGGCCTGCCTATTCTCCTGCTTGcaatagacagacagacagacagacagacagacagacagacagacagatagatagatagatagatagatagatagatagtagatagataaatagatatagatagaagatagatagatagatagatagatagatagatagatagatagatagatggatagacagagaTAGATGGATcaataggtggatggatggatagatacttagacacatacatatatacataagtagatgatagatatagaagatgatagaaagatagatagatatagaaaaTGATAGATAggatcgatagatagatagatagatagatagatagatagatagatagatagacagacagatagatagatacatggatggatagattagatagatagatagatagatagatagatagatagatagatagatagatagatagatacatacatacatacatacatacatacatggatggatagattagatagatagatagatagatagatacatagatacatagatagatacatagatagatacatagacagacagatgaacatatatagatggatagataggtggatggatggatacttagatacatgcatacatgtatacataagtagatgatagatagatacctacatacatacatacatacatacatacatacatacaaacataagtagatgatagatagatacagatagacAGGTAATAGATAGATGAGAATCAGCACTTATTTCAGATGCATCTGGTTGGGTAACATTTCCTCTGCAGATCCGTAAGCAGCCTCCTCTCAATTTTCCTAGCACCTAAGCAGCTTCTACCTGGTATAATATGAAGGAGCCCTTCAATTATACCCTCACCTAACAGGAGGGAATGTCAGCTCTGGCTTTGGAAGCCTTGTAGGACTGATGCAGCCATGACCCAAATCAGAGAACTGTTGTCTTCTATTTCAAACTTGCTGCCAATGCTCATAAAAGCAGAGATGTTGAGTGCACCAATGCCTCAGAATATTTcagaggcaggggaggggggcACTTCCTTTTTAATCCACGACAGCCCAAATGATAGAGAGACAAGTGGAACTGTTTCTCACACTCCAGGTAGCTATTCACATTGTCTTCTACATTGCCAGGGCCCTTTCTTTGGAGAACCATAAGGGGTAGGATCACTGGGGGAAGTAAAAGTTTCCTGTGGCTCAAGTAGCTGCTTTAAAAGTGGTTAATTAATGTTATCACATGAGCCCGGAACTGGAGGGCAAGTGTCTAGCAAGCCCAAAATGCAAATGGCTTCAGTGTTTGTGCTGATGGCAATAAACCCTTTAGTACCAATAACATCCTTGGTTAGGAAGCATCTATAGCACTAGGAATTGTCATTTTTCATAAGATGGTTTATAGTCCCAAATCCTCCTACTCCCAGAGGAATCCTTGCATCGACTGTACAGTGAGTGCAAAGGGGAAAAATTCACTCTGATTCCAAGGAGGAGGGGAAGTTACTCTTTCAAATGTAAAATGCTGCTGCAATCTGAAGTTTTAAAAGGGCCTGATTCATCTTTCCTCTTTTATAATAATGGAAGAAAGTGGCAATATTATTTTTTGACAAATGACAAATGAAGACTCCGAAAAGTATGTATATTAAGGAAATGCATAATGAAACAGTGAGGACAGGTCACAAAAATCAATTTTGCACTTATATCTTAAACTAATATCTCAGCCACAAATGATAGACTGATTCCTCTTTTGAAAAACATTACATTGTTTAATGAAGAAACCACTGACATTTAAGGAATTGCTACTTTCTGTGTGTACTTCAGATAGGCCAGTCCCGGGGGAGGGTCAGATGCTGTTAGAGGAGTGACAGGAGTTCCTTCCACTGAGCCAGCCAGGAGTGTGTAAGGAAGAGAACGGGGCACCCGACTGCAGTGGAGAAGGGACAACCAATTAGACTCGGTGGCACAGGCACAGGGTTCAATACAAATGGCCTGTGGCTCTGGAAGTCAGGAAAGTG
It includes:
- the PCP4 gene encoding calmodulin regulator protein PCP4, with protein sequence MSERQGAGATNGKDKTSGENDGQKKVQEEFDIDMDAPETERAAVAIQSQFRKFQKKKAGSQS